AAGTTTTAGACTATGAAAATGATGTTAGTAGTTTTATTTATCAATTAAACACCACACAGTGCAATTAAAagtgcagttttcttttaaaaagtttttgacAACAATGTAAGTGCTTATACATCAGGTATCACGCCTATACACCTATATCATGCTTTGGACACACAGGCACTACTCTGTGTTAACAGTtcgttgttgtgtttttttccccttgggacaattgaaaaatgtaaaatatcaccAGATCATGTCCAAAACAATCAATGAAATGCACTAGAGCTATTAACTATTAACTAAGCTATTATTAACAGATAATAGAAAAGTCGAacggaaagaagaaagagataaATGATAATCACAAAACAGTGTAGGTATTCAAAGTTGCAGCACATCATTCTTCCATCTTATGTTGGATTTGCCATTTAATTACCAGTTAAGGAATGCTCCTGTTCACAGTTTTCTATGTGGAGAGAAAAATTGTCTGTTCAGTGTATGCTATGAAAGTGGTCCATACAGTTACTAATTTCTGAAAGTAGTTTTGTGTGTTAGataagtctttttttccctgtctaAATGTTGACTTGATATAGACGATGAGGATAACATTTCTTGTCTATTGTCTGTCCAGGAAGATGCACAAGACCTGGATGCACTTACATTGGCCAAATCCTACTTTGACCTGAAAGAGTATGACCGCGCTGCATACTTTCTGAAAGGCTGCTGCAGTCAGAAGGCTTATTTCCTTTATATGTATTCTCGCTATTTGGTAAGATGCTGTAGATATCTGGCATGCCCATATCCTTTAACCTCTGATTTAATTTCAGGACCAGGCTGCTTATACTTTTGACTGTAATACATGTGAACCATTTAACCGTAACTATATCCTTCTTTGTCTTCAGTCAGGTGAGAAAAAGAAGGACGATGAAACTGTGGACAGCCTGGGTGAGGACTTTTTTGTGTGGACCAATAAAAGAGAACTAAGGGTGTTTTTGTTGCCCTTTAATACTGaacttttatatgttttttctaTGTGGTTCTAGGTCCTCTGGAGAAGGGTCAGGTGCGCAACGAAGCCTTGCGAGAACTGAGGGTTGAGCTCAGTAAGAAGCACAATGCAGGAGAGTTGGACGGCTTCACCCTGTACCTGTAAGAACGTTTCCTCCAATACTGTATACACTTTCCCTACATTATATAGAGGAGTagggctgacactgttgttaAACTCTGTTATGTGTGTGCAACCATGCATATGTGTGAATTGGAACACAGGTATGGGGTGGTGCTACGAAAGCTGGATCTGCTGAAGGAAgctgtggatgtgtttgttgaAGCAATTCATGCACTTCCTCTTCACTGGGGAGCCTGGCAGGAGCTCAGTAACCTTGTCACCAATATTGAAATGGTAACAGCctttatttttgcacatttctaGAAATTATAGATAGCATTGTGTCACTGATTTCATGTACCCAAGTCCACAGTAACCAAAGGTAATTTAAAGGAACTGAAATGATACCATTTAACCTGTCCTCTTTGGTTTTCTCCCCAGCTCAAGTCACTATCTCTCCCAGACAGCTGGATCAAAGACTTCTTCATGGCCCACATgtacacagagctgcagatgaTCAAAGAAGCATTGCAGAAATACCAGAACCTCATTGAGGCCGGCTTTTCTAAGAGCACCTACATCATCTCCCAGATCGCTGTGGCCTACCACAACATCAGAggtttatcttttatctttttatcttgCCTGTCGGAAGAATGACATTGGGGTCAGATTTAGTCTTAGTCTCTGTCTTGTTTCATTTCAGATATTGACCAAGCTCTAGCTCTGTTCAATGAGTTGAGGGACCAGGATCCATATCGCATTGACAACATGGACACATTCTCCAACCTGCTCTATGTTAAGGTGAGTTCACTGCTTGTGCTTTGACTCATTCCCTCAGCTATTTGACAGAATGGTCAGAGGTCTAAATAATGTCACCCAGGAGGGACAAAGTGCCCTGTACAAGGACGTTTGAGTGGGACAGATGCTTCCTGACACTTCACTATATCAtcttgatgttttcatttgacttttGAATTATGTCCGGGGGTTCACAAATTTTCAGCATAGGATCTAAGTCTGTTGCTGATGGTAATACATGTTTCCACAGAGCATGAAGCCAGAGTTGAGCTACTTGGCCCACAACCTGGTGGAGATAGACAAGTACAGAGTGGAGACGTGCTGTGTCATCGGTAAGCATTCAGCTGATCAGATTGAATGCCACTGTTCACAGACATACAGTGTTACAGCAGCTTTTCTAGTGAAGGGATGATTAGATGAAATCACTATACCTATACTCTGTATTATAATTTAGATGTGCTACTACTTTTTTGTACTGTGCTTggttttctccattttattaaacacatgaataatttgtttttctatttttgtgttttatagtgTCATGGCCTTGCACAAATTGCAAAAAACAGTTAaattttttcttattcttcagAGTTAACTAACCCCTGTACAAGTACTAAGAAATCTTGTGTCCTATCCACAGGTAACTATTACAGCTTACGCTCTCAGCATGAGAAAGCAGCTCTGTACTTCCAGCGGGCCCTCAAACTGAACCCTCGCTGCCTCGGTGCCTGGACCCTCATGGGCCACGAATACATGGAAATGAAGAACACATCAGCTGCCATCCAGGCCTACAGGTCAGACTGAAGATGTAGAGCATAGAAAACCTACATGTTTGGTGGATAGGTCAGCATCTTGTTCAATGCGTGTTCAATGTGTTGTGAGCATTGTTTGCTCATATttactcatgttttttttttttttttccctatgaGGCATGCTATTGAAGTGAACAAGCGGGACTACCGTGCCTGGTATGGC
This genomic stretch from Toxotes jaculatrix isolate fToxJac2 chromosome 12, fToxJac2.pri, whole genome shotgun sequence harbors:
- the cdc23 gene encoding cell division cycle protein 23 homolog produces the protein MKMAALCSEFGDLVQIKKQLISVISLCKERGLLHSAKWASELAFALDPLPKDELPPSAPFTEEDAQDLDALTLAKSYFDLKEYDRAAYFLKGCCSQKAYFLYMYSRYLSGEKKKDDETVDSLGPLEKGQVRNEALRELRVELSKKHNAGELDGFTLYLYGVVLRKLDLLKEAVDVFVEAIHALPLHWGAWQELSNLVTNIEMLKSLSLPDSWIKDFFMAHMYTELQMIKEALQKYQNLIEAGFSKSTYIISQIAVAYHNIRDIDQALALFNELRDQDPYRIDNMDTFSNLLYVKSMKPELSYLAHNLVEIDKYRVETCCVIGNYYSLRSQHEKAALYFQRALKLNPRCLGAWTLMGHEYMEMKNTSAAIQAYRHAIEVNKRDYRAWYGLGQTYEILKMPFYCLYYYRKAHQLRPNDSRMLVALGESYEKLSQQVEAKKCYWRAYSVGDVEKMALLKLAKLHEQLNESDDAAQCYMLYIQDIFSCGEQLEHAEVSTALRYLGQYYFKNKLYDEASLCAQRCCDYNDAREEGKALLRQISQVRDQIETPSADLFAPLSNNNTPVRRVSPLNLISFTP